In one window of Paraflavitalea soli DNA:
- a CDS encoding ankyrin repeat domain-containing protein, translating to MSMSFIIACESGKRKIAEILIANKEVDVKYTDEKGRTALHYAAHRGYLDIVKLLVADGAELDYEDHEGETPLYFACLQKQKQTALYLLEQGARTNINDFKGNSLLHVVAQNGQLEIARKLLDRGEPADAANNEAATPLQIAVAHRNMDIVQLLLDKQANVNANDKLGNTALLSAVRNKQLPMVELLLNNGASINHFNQQGENALLLACYDNNNALVKLLVGKGADVTVASREGVSPIWYACGHNQKEIVTLFLDNGLDANYSKPVSGNDESMNAYMNWVETANNIAIESSFSLNSSYSYGGESLLHIAAKKGNLSMMKLLVERGARVNIQDESGNTPLHYAAANGKKDAVKYLLEQGADPTLVNVKEQKAVDYSNIRGFNEITQFILQMSPRGTTVQPVAEKKQDAPPPPVVDKKRALLDLKELLDAGVLTQAEFDQEKTKILNG from the coding sequence ATGTCGATGTCATTCATCATCGCCTGCGAAAGCGGCAAACGGAAAATTGCAGAGATATTAATTGCGAATAAGGAAGTAGATGTAAAATATACGGATGAGAAAGGCCGTACTGCTTTGCACTACGCAGCCCATCGTGGGTACCTGGACATTGTGAAGTTGTTGGTGGCTGATGGAGCTGAACTGGATTACGAAGATCACGAAGGGGAAACGCCCTTGTATTTTGCCTGTTTGCAAAAGCAGAAACAAACGGCTTTATACCTGCTGGAACAAGGTGCACGTACAAATATCAATGACTTCAAGGGGAATAGCCTGCTGCACGTGGTTGCGCAGAATGGTCAATTGGAGATTGCCCGGAAGTTGTTGGATAGGGGGGAGCCTGCAGACGCCGCTAACAACGAAGCGGCAACTCCCTTGCAGATAGCCGTGGCTCACAGGAATATGGATATAGTGCAATTGCTGTTGGATAAACAGGCGAATGTTAATGCCAATGATAAGCTGGGCAATACAGCCTTGCTATCGGCCGTTCGCAATAAGCAGTTGCCCATGGTGGAACTATTGCTGAATAATGGAGCCTCGATCAACCACTTTAACCAACAGGGAGAGAACGCACTGTTACTGGCTTGCTATGACAACAATAATGCCCTGGTAAAATTATTGGTAGGCAAGGGGGCAGATGTTACTGTTGCTTCGCGTGAAGGTGTTTCTCCGATATGGTATGCCTGCGGTCATAATCAAAAGGAAATTGTCACCCTGTTCCTGGACAACGGACTGGATGCGAATTACAGCAAACCGGTGAGTGGTAACGATGAATCCATGAACGCCTATATGAACTGGGTGGAAACTGCCAACAATATTGCCATAGAAAGCAGTTTCAGTTTAAACAGCAGTTATTCGTACGGTGGCGAAAGTTTATTGCACATAGCTGCGAAGAAAGGCAATCTGAGTATGATGAAATTGTTGGTAGAACGCGGCGCCCGGGTAAATATACAGGATGAATCGGGAAATACGCCCTTGCATTATGCGGCAGCAAATGGTAAAAAGGATGCGGTGAAATACCTGTTGGAACAAGGAGCAGATCCCACGCTGGTAAACGTAAAAGAGCAGAAGGCTGTCGATTATTCCAATATCAGGGGTTTTAATGAGATCACCCAGTTCATTTTGCAAATGAGCCCCAGGGGCACCACGGTGCAGCCTGTTGCTGAAAAGAAACAGGATGCACCACCCCCGCCTGTTGTTGATAAAAAGCGGGCCTTGCTTGATCTGAAAGAATTGCTGGATGCAGGGGTACTCACACAAGCTGAGTTTGACCAGGAAAAGACTAAAATATTAAATGGATAA
- a CDS encoding TrmH family RNA methyltransferase, which produces MTPERREKLLSVLNKRQNDLTIVLENVFDPHNISAVMRTCDAIGIQEIFVLNTRIPKHKKWGARSSSSAAKWLTIHQYTDAEECFQKIRASYSRILTTHLSSDAVDLYSIDFTGSIALVFGNEHSGVTDEIRAMADGNFIIPQQGIIQSLNISVACAVTLYEAYRQKKNAGHYEQRKLAGEQLGTLLDEWGFYGEEKEI; this is translated from the coding sequence ATGACGCCAGAAAGACGGGAAAAGTTGTTATCTGTACTCAATAAACGCCAAAATGACCTTACGATTGTCCTAGAAAATGTATTTGATCCGCATAATATCTCAGCCGTGATGCGTACCTGCGATGCCATTGGCATACAAGAGATCTTTGTCCTCAATACCCGGATACCCAAACACAAGAAATGGGGGGCCAGGAGCAGCAGCAGTGCCGCCAAATGGCTCACCATCCACCAGTATACGGATGCAGAAGAATGCTTTCAAAAGATCCGGGCTTCCTATAGCCGTATTTTGACGACCCACCTCAGCAGTGATGCGGTTGATCTGTACAGCATCGATTTTACCGGTTCTATTGCCCTGGTATTTGGCAACGAACATTCGGGGGTAACGGATGAGATCAGGGCCATGGCGGATGGCAATTTTATTATCCCGCAGCAGGGTATTATTCAATCGTTAAATATATCGGTAGCTTGTGCGGTAACCTTGTACGAAGCTTACCGGCAGAAAAAGAATGCCGGGCACTATGAACAGCGGAAGTTGGCGGGAGAGCAATTAGGCACACTATTGGATGAGTGGGGCTTCTACGGAGAGGAGAAGGAGATTTAA
- a CDS encoding ankyrin repeat domain-containing protein: MEQEKDIVQAIAKYQFADVFQMIANGEKIPESANYYAVRALYEKMVEQKRFDLLHLLIDRKEIPTDLYEYDTFKDSVLETVIKRIPVAEDSLKELEKLVGRFTNINEEVTGQTLLGYAVNEKVKPGIIQALINAGCDAQWKNLAENNLVAQTVNLTMMPQEDQLAYLHIFLSAGVDPAEVNVEKKNALHLAVERHKIELVQLLLDAGARPNEQDWKGNTPYYYAISHTGGGEEFYNKMAAIEPPNFSLVNNARETLLSAFLSCMQSSEKQIAMLARMIDEGANLDEAADYYSKPKTGWAWMAEKPVAVLQAVLNKTGRDVNTQDNEGNTLLHMICRIDCNYSHEAAKEMYRKVKLLLEAGADVSITNNNEQTAMMLASTDNLKGKIVELLLSAKKQ; this comes from the coding sequence ATGGAACAGGAAAAAGATATTGTACAAGCAATTGCCAAGTACCAGTTTGCAGATGTTTTTCAAATGATCGCCAACGGCGAAAAGATACCAGAATCTGCCAACTACTATGCAGTTCGGGCACTCTACGAAAAGATGGTGGAACAAAAGCGCTTTGACCTGTTACATTTGCTGATCGACCGGAAAGAAATACCTACGGACCTGTATGAATACGATACATTCAAGGACAGTGTATTGGAAACGGTGATCAAAAGGATACCGGTTGCGGAAGATTCTTTGAAGGAATTGGAAAAGCTGGTGGGCAGGTTCACCAATATCAACGAGGAGGTGACGGGTCAAACTTTATTGGGTTATGCGGTCAACGAGAAAGTGAAGCCGGGTATCATACAAGCCCTGATCAATGCAGGCTGTGATGCCCAATGGAAAAACCTGGCCGAGAATAACCTGGTTGCACAAACGGTCAACCTCACGATGATGCCCCAGGAAGACCAGTTGGCCTACCTCCATATTTTTCTCTCGGCAGGAGTTGATCCGGCAGAAGTGAATGTGGAGAAGAAAAATGCCTTGCACCTGGCGGTGGAACGCCATAAGATCGAATTGGTACAGCTATTGCTCGATGCAGGCGCCAGGCCCAATGAACAGGATTGGAAAGGCAATACGCCCTATTACTATGCTATTAGTCATACGGGTGGGGGAGAAGAGTTTTACAACAAGATGGCTGCGATAGAGCCGCCCAATTTCTCCCTGGTGAATAATGCGCGGGAAACGCTTTTAAGCGCCTTCCTAAGTTGCATGCAAAGCAGCGAAAAGCAAATCGCTATGCTGGCACGGATGATCGATGAAGGGGCCAACCTGGACGAAGCGGCTGATTATTACAGTAAGCCCAAGACGGGATGGGCCTGGATGGCGGAGAAACCTGTGGCGGTGTTGCAAGCGGTGTTGAACAAGACCGGGCGCGATGTAAATACACAGGACAATGAAGGCAATACCTTATTGCACATGATCTGCCGCATTGACTGTAATTACTCGCATGAGGCAGCAAAGGAAATGTACAGGAAAGTAAAGCTATTACTGGAAGCAGGCGCTGATGTTTCGATCACCAACAACAATGAACAAACAGCCATGATGCTTGCTTCAACCGATAACCTGAAAGGAAAGATCGTGGAACTCTTATTGTCCGCCAAAAAGCAATAA